One Dethiosulfovibrio faecalis DNA window includes the following coding sequences:
- a CDS encoding Na+/H+ antiporter NhaC family protein translates to MDIITLLLFIIALTTCIALDISILLALSAGYCIFFVHARFRGYSTRSILKMSLEGLYTVRNVVMILLLIGVLTALWRASGTIPAIVSYSSRLVKPSLMVLMTFLLNCLVSFLTGTAFGAAATMGVICMTMALSIGINPAIAGGAILSGIYFGDRCSPVSTSALLVAGITSTNLYRNIGAMMRSSAVPFLITCLIYAVAGFLLPHQPMTDKAIQTVFEKSFKLGWIPLLPAVIILIMSFFRINVRYTIGASVLCAAAIYVMYQAREFSSLPGLVVYGYRATDTQLAALMDGGGILSMLRVVAIVSISSSYAGIFEKTGLLNSLKRQVNGLADRISPFGAMLLGSVVCGVIACNQTLTIMLTHQICQGLNIDQERLALNLEDTAVLTAPLIPWTTAAAVPLVYISAPTTSILAACYLYLVPLWGLVGGRTLIKKGIGLKS, encoded by the coding sequence AGAGGCTATTCGACTAGATCTATACTCAAGATGTCCCTCGAAGGCCTTTATACCGTCAGGAACGTCGTCATGATCCTTCTCCTGATCGGGGTTCTGACGGCCCTGTGGCGAGCTTCCGGCACCATCCCGGCCATAGTCAGCTACTCCTCCAGGCTGGTGAAACCCTCTCTTATGGTACTGATGACCTTTCTGCTCAACTGCCTGGTATCGTTTCTGACCGGAACCGCCTTCGGAGCAGCCGCAACCATGGGAGTCATATGCATGACCATGGCTCTTTCCATAGGGATAAACCCTGCGATCGCCGGAGGAGCGATTTTATCGGGAATCTACTTCGGCGACCGATGCTCGCCGGTATCCACGAGCGCCTTGCTCGTCGCAGGAATTACCTCGACGAACCTGTACAGAAACATCGGCGCCATGATGAGATCGTCGGCAGTTCCCTTCCTGATAACCTGTCTGATCTATGCCGTGGCGGGCTTCCTCCTGCCTCATCAGCCGATGACGGATAAAGCCATACAGACCGTCTTCGAGAAAAGCTTCAAACTCGGCTGGATACCGCTGCTTCCGGCCGTAATCATACTGATAATGTCGTTTTTTCGGATCAACGTGAGATACACCATCGGAGCCAGCGTTCTCTGTGCCGCCGCGATCTACGTTATGTATCAAGCCCGGGAATTTTCATCCCTTCCCGGGCTCGTGGTCTACGGCTATAGGGCGACAGATACTCAGCTTGCGGCCCTCATGGACGGTGGAGGCATTCTGTCTATGCTCAGGGTGGTGGCCATAGTCTCCATCTCCTCCTCCTACGCCGGAATCTTCGAGAAAACCGGCCTGTTGAACTCGCTGAAGAGACAGGTCAACGGCCTGGCCGACAGGATCTCGCCCTTCGGCGCCATGCTTCTGGGTTCGGTCGTCTGCGGAGTAATAGCCTGCAATCAGACCTTGACCATAATGCTAACCCATCAGATATGCCAGGGCCTGAACATCGACCAAGAACGGTTAGCCCTGAACCTGGAGGACACAGCTGTCCTGACCGCTCCTCTGATTCCCTGGACCACTGCGGCGGCGGTGCCTCTGGTGTACATATCCGCACCGACGACGAGCATTCTGGCTGCCTGCTATCTGTATTTGGTACCGCTTTGGGGACTGGTCGGAGGAAGGACGTTAATAAAAAAAGGAATTGGCCTGAAATCTTGA
- a CDS encoding DUF1778 domain-containing protein — protein sequence MDAMKSEKLEVRLTPRQNKLIRRAAEIMGTPVSRFLIEAAQEKADKVIRENMKESLCRVVPFSKDNVIWR from the coding sequence ATGGATGCCATGAAAAGCGAAAAACTCGAGGTTAGACTGACTCCGAGACAGAACAAACTGATAAGACGTGCCGCCGAGATAATGGGAACTCCCGTATCGAGGTTTCTCATAGAGGCGGCACAGGAAAAGGCGGATAAAGTGATCCGTGAAAACATGAAGGAATCCCTCTGTAGAGTCGTCCCCTTCAGCAAGGATAATGTCATATGGCGGTAA
- a CDS encoding right-handed parallel beta-helix repeat-containing protein: MFFLGLVCLGDAAEAASLTVTSGADDGSAGTLRYAVGKAYSGQTISIEVDTVTLTSSLYIPKSLTLRGNPTTIRQAGTRRGITLSSEGSIWKFYDLVFTTDGVASDYPGLTNHGLLYLNDCSVTNCIGGGGIYNTGNITMRNCTVRDNTLSRFYTADAAGIHNGYLGIVTMHDCVVENNVSSTRSSGSGGGIVNGYILFMYGCTVRNNSSVYGGGLRLYSSSQTVLGQGCVIQDNTPDQIAGNNGYTLIDDGTNTVGTSPGRSSVALAGMASGLSPKPRATSGEADVIVVEKDLGNSGSTLYGEVREALSGDISGISGDLAVSLEGMNASLYNAFAYENVPLEDVSGNGGLEIEFTASWPRYVRYYAAFALAKEDGTGTEDVKNLTPEGYVLPERGIQFEIRPGQALPEGVNPPDFYETGEGLRTWRNTVEDNGSFDLNPDNGVVTFRVCSIRTEAETPTPDGDGTGGCDVGTGTVSAFSMLLFFGLPLIMKLHKKRWF, translated from the coding sequence ATTCGGGACAGACCATTTCCATAGAGGTGGATACGGTAACCCTCACGTCTTCCCTTTACATCCCGAAATCCCTCACGTTGCGGGGGAACCCCACGACGATCCGTCAGGCCGGAACCAGAAGGGGAATTACCCTCTCATCCGAGGGCAGCATCTGGAAATTCTACGATCTGGTCTTCACCACCGACGGCGTTGCCTCCGACTATCCGGGGCTCACAAACCACGGACTTCTCTACCTGAACGACTGCTCCGTAACGAACTGCATCGGAGGAGGAGGCATATACAATACCGGGAATATCACCATGCGCAACTGCACCGTGAGAGACAACACCCTCTCCCGCTTCTATACGGCGGACGCGGCGGGAATCCATAACGGGTATCTCGGGATTGTCACCATGCACGACTGCGTGGTGGAGAACAACGTAAGCTCCACTCGCTCCTCCGGCAGCGGAGGAGGCATCGTCAACGGTTATATCCTTTTCATGTATGGATGTACCGTGAGGAACAACTCCAGTGTCTACGGAGGAGGTCTGCGGCTCTACTCCTCCAGCCAGACCGTTCTCGGCCAGGGATGCGTCATCCAGGACAATACCCCCGATCAGATCGCCGGAAACAACGGATATACCCTTATCGACGACGGAACCAACACAGTCGGAACGTCTCCGGGAAGAAGCTCGGTGGCTCTTGCGGGAATGGCCTCTGGTTTGTCTCCGAAACCTCGCGCCACCTCGGGAGAGGCCGACGTGATCGTCGTCGAGAAGGATCTGGGTAATTCGGGCAGCACCCTGTATGGAGAGGTGCGAGAGGCTCTTTCTGGAGATATCAGTGGCATCTCCGGCGACCTCGCCGTTTCTTTGGAGGGCATGAACGCCTCTCTCTACAACGCTTTCGCCTATGAAAACGTTCCTCTAGAGGACGTTTCGGGAAACGGAGGGCTGGAGATAGAGTTCACCGCCTCCTGGCCGCGATACGTCCGCTACTACGCCGCCTTCGCTCTGGCGAAAGAGGATGGGACAGGCACCGAGGACGTGAAAAACCTGACGCCGGAGGGCTACGTTCTTCCCGAGCGGGGAATCCAGTTCGAGATCCGGCCCGGTCAGGCTCTTCCGGAAGGGGTGAACCCTCCCGACTTCTACGAGACCGGAGAGGGGCTTCGGACCTGGCGAAACACCGTGGAGGACAACGGATCCTTCGACCTCAACCCCGATAACGGCGTGGTGACCTTCCGAGTCTGCTCGATTCGGACGGAGGCGGAAACTCCCACACCCGACGGCGATGGAACCGGAGGTTGCGATGTCGGAACCGGAACCGTTTCGGCTTTTTCCATGCTGTTGTTTTTTGGATTGCCCTTGATCATGAAGTTACATAAAAAGAGGTGGTTTTAG